The Nitrospirota bacterium genome has a window encoding:
- a CDS encoding CPBP family intramembrane metalloprotease yields the protein MKKFDLLAFFLLFLGCFASVYFLPGQSFTLGRSLNSYFLILGSYSLFLFSIYLSLSKINTEKKAFLLKGILFGTAAGLYLIYGSLDHAPLLKIAGAVGLFFFLIYYGQIVPEALMICVIFFAVKTHYFSAPLIRYMDQVPLHQIDLFYLTIGAIVIFQFFVLSKSLKTQLDFSVLPKDFFWISGSVIMALLVIAPIGMSFKLIYYEARVFGIEQWIPLLFYYFGIVAPLEEIFFRGIILNRLRFIFFGKNPYGIPLLISVFLFGLAHLHPLPYILVAGLTGYLYGTGYLLTNRISTPILIHGTIDVLWVTLFYLPH from the coding sequence ATGAAAAAATTCGATCTTTTGGCTTTCTTTTTATTGTTTTTGGGTTGTTTCGCGTCGGTCTATTTCCTCCCTGGCCAAAGCTTCACGTTAGGACGAAGTCTAAACTCCTATTTTTTAATTTTAGGGAGTTATAGTCTTTTTTTGTTTTCTATTTATCTTTCCTTATCCAAAATAAACACTGAAAAAAAAGCTTTTCTGCTTAAGGGGATTTTGTTTGGAACAGCCGCCGGTCTTTATCTGATTTATGGATCACTGGACCATGCCCCGTTACTGAAAATAGCTGGAGCTGTGGGTCTGTTTTTCTTCTTGATTTATTATGGGCAAATCGTTCCCGAGGCGCTCATGATTTGCGTTATCTTTTTTGCGGTTAAAACCCATTATTTTTCAGCTCCGCTTATCCGGTATATGGATCAAGTTCCTTTGCATCAAATTGATTTATTTTATTTAACGATCGGCGCGATTGTCATCTTTCAGTTTTTTGTTTTAAGTAAAAGCCTCAAGACTCAGCTGGATTTTTCTGTATTGCCAAAAGATTTTTTTTGGATTTCAGGGTCGGTGATTATGGCTCTTCTTGTCATCGCTCCAATCGGGATGAGTTTTAAATTGATCTACTATGAAGCACGCGTTTTTGGAATTGAACAGTGGATCCCCTTGCTGTTTTATTATTTTGGAATTGTAGCGCCCCTGGAAGAAATTTTTTTCAGAGGGATTATTTTAAACCGGTTAAGATTTATCTTTTTTGGTAAAAACCCATACGGCATTCCGCTTTTAATCAGCGTTTTTTTATTTGGTTTGGCCCATCTGCATCCTTTGCCTTATATTTTGGTGGCAGGGTTAACGGGATATCTTTATGGGACAGGGTATCTTCTAACCAACCGGATTTCCACGCCCATCTTGATCCATGGGACAATCGATGTGCTATGGGTGACTCTTTTTTATTTGCCTCATTAG
- a CDS encoding EAL domain-containing protein: protein MMVPPPLPLDENQRLESLLTLKILDTLPEERFDRVTQCALRLFNVPVSFISLIDSERQWFKSRQGLSISEIPRSISFCGYTINHHDLFVIPDALQDPRFSDNPLVIGEPFIRFYAGCPLTGTDKHFIGSLAIMDHIPREMKPDDLVFLRNLAYWAQNELTLGEVNRSLAESNHLLKMIVDAEPECINLISANGTVRKINPAGLEMIEADHPDQILGKSIFSIITPKDRSGFKALIEAVFRGESEKLECDIIGFKGTRRSLEILAVPFRDSKDEIIALLAVIRDITERKRNEETIRYLAYYDSLTLLPNRTLFHDRLKQAVLASLRLQKPLALLIMDLNRFKEINDTLGHHKGDLVLKEVGERLRQVVRESDTVARLGGDEFAILLPSLEDNEYAALVAQKILNVLQAPFILDGLAFEVGTSIGIAVCPDHAEEVNRLIQRADVAMYAAKGASMGFVFYSPEQDKHTAHRLALFGDLRYGIEHDELKLHYQPKIDYKTRQINGLEALVRWEHRFRGLVLPDQFISFAEETGLINPLTEWVLNEVLHQSFIWHHMGIEVPIAINLSARNFQNEAFLALVEGLLFKWDVEPRLLGLEITETAIMQDPAQALEILKKLNAMGIKLSIDDFGTGYSSLSYLRKLPVNEIKIDKTFVKDMTTNEDDSVIVRSIIDLGHNLNLKVVAEGVEDHHTWVCLETFHCDMAQGFFMTVPVSAQEITPRLREPSWNFMKGSPESKTSL from the coding sequence ATGATGGTTCCTCCGCCCCTTCCCTTAGATGAAAACCAAAGACTTGAAAGTCTTCTGACCCTTAAGATTCTTGACACCCTTCCCGAGGAGCGTTTCGACAGGGTGACTCAATGTGCTCTCCGCCTTTTTAATGTTCCTGTTTCATTCATCTCCCTGATTGACTCCGAACGCCAATGGTTTAAATCACGTCAAGGCCTTTCAATTTCGGAAATTCCCCGATCCATTTCTTTTTGCGGCTATACCATTAATCATCATGATCTGTTTGTCATTCCCGATGCTTTGCAGGATCCTCGTTTTTCTGATAACCCGCTGGTGATCGGAGAGCCCTTCATCCGGTTTTATGCCGGATGTCCGCTCACCGGAACGGATAAACATTTCATCGGGTCTTTAGCGATCATGGACCATATTCCCAGAGAAATGAAGCCGGATGATCTTGTCTTCCTCCGCAACCTGGCATACTGGGCCCAGAATGAATTGACGCTGGGGGAGGTTAACCGTTCTTTGGCAGAAAGTAATCATTTACTAAAAATGATTGTCGACGCGGAGCCGGAATGTATAAACCTCATATCGGCCAACGGAACAGTGCGAAAGATAAATCCTGCCGGTCTTGAAATGATTGAGGCCGATCATCCGGACCAAATATTGGGCAAATCTATCTTTTCCATCATAACGCCTAAAGATCGGTCGGGTTTCAAAGCTCTTATAGAGGCCGTTTTTCGCGGGGAGTCGGAAAAGCTGGAGTGTGATATCATAGGATTTAAGGGGACCCGCCGGAGTTTGGAAATCCTTGCCGTTCCCTTTCGGGACTCTAAAGACGAGATCATCGCGCTCCTTGCCGTTATCCGGGATATCACCGAACGCAAACGGAATGAAGAAACGATCCGGTATCTGGCTTATTATGATTCGCTGACCCTTCTTCCAAACCGGACGCTTTTCCATGATCGGCTGAAACAGGCGGTCCTCGCGAGTCTCCGCCTTCAGAAGCCGCTTGCTCTCCTGATCATGGATTTGAACCGGTTCAAGGAGATTAATGATACCCTTGGCCACCACAAGGGCGATCTGGTTTTAAAGGAGGTCGGGGAACGTTTACGGCAAGTCGTCCGGGAATCCGATACTGTGGCCCGGCTTGGAGGGGATGAGTTTGCGATTCTACTTCCCAGTTTGGAAGACAATGAGTATGCCGCTCTTGTTGCACAAAAAATCTTAAATGTTTTACAGGCTCCTTTTATTTTGGATGGTTTGGCGTTTGAAGTGGGAACGAGCATCGGGATTGCGGTCTGTCCTGACCATGCCGAAGAGGTTAACAGATTGATACAGCGAGCCGATGTGGCCATGTACGCGGCCAAAGGGGCCAGCATGGGTTTTGTCTTTTACTCCCCTGAACAGGATAAACACACGGCCCATCGTCTGGCTCTTTTTGGGGATTTACGTTACGGAATCGAACATGATGAATTGAAACTTCATTATCAGCCTAAAATCGACTATAAAACGAGACAGATCAACGGGCTTGAAGCCCTGGTCCGCTGGGAACACCGCTTTCGAGGTTTAGTTTTGCCGGATCAATTTATTTCTTTTGCCGAGGAGACAGGATTAATCAATCCGCTGACCGAATGGGTTCTTAACGAAGTTCTTCATCAATCCTTTATCTGGCATCACATGGGAATAGAAGTGCCTATCGCCATTAATTTGTCAGCTCGAAACTTTCAAAATGAGGCGTTTCTGGCTTTAGTCGAAGGGTTGCTCTTCAAATGGGATGTTGAGCCGCGGTTGCTGGGCCTGGAGATCACCGAAACCGCTATCATGCAAGACCCCGCGCAGGCTCTGGAGATTCTTAAAAAACTTAATGCGATGGGGATCAAACTTTCAATCGATGATTTCGGAACGGGATACTCTTCTCTGAGTTATTTGAGAAAACTCCCGGTCAATGAAATCAAAATTGACAAAACTTTCGTGAAGGATATGACGACAAATGAGGATGATTCCGTTATCGTTCGATCGATAATCGATTTAGGCCATAATTTGAATCTTAAGGTGGTCGCCGAAGGCGTCGAGGATCATCATACCTGGGTCTGTTTAGAAACGTTTCACTGTGACATGGCACAAGGTTTTTTTATGACGGTTCCTGTTTCTGCGCAGGAAATCACGCCAAGGTTAAGGGAACCCTCATGGAATTTCATGAAGGGGTCTCCAGAGTCCAAGACCTCTTTATAA
- a CDS encoding nucleoside deaminase, translating into MQFALDEANLAYSRGEVPVGAVMVKGNEIVSQSHNLREAIKDPTAHAEILVIKEASKRLDRWRLSNLTLYVTLEPCAMCAGALIQARISRLVFGAFDPKAGACGSLMNIPQDHRFNHRVDIQSGCLEMECSGLLKQFFSELRLAKPDQNGSHGGQDSSQSFLEDPLKLKNFNNIA; encoded by the coding sequence ATGCAATTTGCCCTGGACGAGGCAAATTTAGCCTATTCCAGGGGCGAAGTGCCGGTCGGCGCGGTAATGGTTAAAGGGAATGAGATTGTTTCTCAAAGCCATAATCTGAGAGAAGCGATCAAAGACCCCACCGCCCACGCGGAGATTCTGGTCATCAAAGAAGCCTCCAAACGATTAGACCGCTGGCGCCTTTCAAACCTCACCCTGTATGTCACACTGGAACCGTGTGCCATGTGTGCCGGGGCATTGATCCAGGCCCGGATTTCAAGACTTGTCTTTGGCGCATTTGATCCGAAAGCAGGGGCCTGCGGATCGTTGATGAACATTCCTCAAGACCACAGGTTTAATCACCGGGTGGATATTCAATCAGGCTGTCTGGAGATGGAATGTTCCGGCCTTTTAAAACAATTTTTCTCTGAGTTGAGATTGGCAAAACCGGATCAAAATGGTTCCCATGGCGGCCAGGACTCCTCACAAAGTTTTCTGGAAGATCCCCTCAAATTAAAAAACTTTAACAACATTGCGTAA
- a CDS encoding putative toxin-antitoxin system toxin component, PIN family codes for MRVILDTNVFISGVFFAGPPYQILKAWQDGKIKLLLSPDIFEEYERVGKALSSQFPSINLNSILSFITIKAEIIFAQELSERVSEDPDDDKFLACALSGKCKVIISGDKHLLRVSGFKGIEVIKPRQFFDEYLS; via the coding sequence GTGAGGGTAATTCTCGACACTAATGTTTTTATCTCAGGTGTCTTTTTTGCTGGCCCTCCTTATCAGATTCTTAAAGCATGGCAAGATGGAAAAATTAAATTACTGTTATCTCCGGATATCTTTGAGGAATACGAACGAGTAGGAAAAGCCTTATCCAGTCAATTTCCCTCTATAAATCTGAATTCAATTCTGAGTTTTATTACAATCAAGGCAGAGATTATTTTCGCTCAAGAGTTGTCTGAGCGTGTCAGCGAAGACCCCGACGATGATAAGTTCCTTGCCTGTGCTCTATCTGGCAAATGTAAAGTAATCATCAGTGGAGATAAACATTTATTAAGAGTTTCTGGCTTCAAAGGAATAGAGGTTATTAAACCACGTCAATTTTTCGATGAATATCTGTCTTAA
- a CDS encoding AbrB/MazE/SpoVT family DNA-binding domain-containing protein — translation MSDLATTKMSSKGQVVIPENIRKQLKLKSGSQFVVVGNKDVVILKAISPPSMADFDTLIAEARKQARQAGLKQSDIVAAIAKVRGKR, via the coding sequence ATGTCCGATTTAGCCACAACAAAAATGTCATCGAAAGGTCAAGTAGTCATTCCGGAGAATATCCGGAAACAACTCAAACTAAAATCTGGATCTCAATTCGTGGTCGTAGGAAACAAAGATGTCGTGATTCTCAAGGCCATCTCTCCTCCATCCATGGCAGATTTTGACACACTAATCGCCGAAGCACGGAAGCAAGCCAGGCAGGCAGGTTTAAAACAGTCCGATATCGTTGCTGCCATTGCCAAAGTGCGAGGCAAGAGGTGA